The following proteins are co-located in the Pseudomonadota bacterium genome:
- a CDS encoding IS630 family transposase: MERQRLKELIWRRTGPAGLVRRARIIDGLARGQGLTEVARRVGCSARNVCKWRRRWEQSPCVESLLEADRPGRPARIALEVRCAVVQLACDRPDKLYSAFRDVWTLQALADATQRQTGCAISRSTVQRILSSQGLRPHRVRQWLHSPDPDFDVKVAGVCELYLEPAAYPQVVCVDEKPMQALERKHATGVGRGGVVRREFEYIRNGTACLLAAFDIRDGQVLGRVVPERTAEATVEFMEQLARAYPQGEVYIVWDNLNTHYDGKSKRWTQFNRRHGGRFHFVYTPKHASWMNQIEVWFSILHRRVLRYGSFFSTGQLALEVLAFLRHWNRSEAHPFRWTFTGKFTHTRALPKAA, translated from the coding sequence GTGGAGCGCCAGCGCCTCAAGGAGTTGATCTGGCGTCGAACAGGGCCGGCCGGGCTGGTGCGGCGCGCGAGAATCATCGATGGGCTTGCACGCGGACAGGGGCTGACGGAGGTAGCCCGGCGGGTCGGATGCAGTGCGCGCAACGTGTGCAAGTGGCGCAGGCGCTGGGAGCAATCGCCATGTGTTGAGAGCCTGTTGGAAGCGGACCGCCCGGGCCGGCCGGCTCGGATTGCGCTTGAGGTGCGCTGTGCGGTGGTGCAGCTTGCATGCGACAGGCCGGACAAGCTGTACTCTGCGTTCCGTGACGTGTGGACGCTGCAGGCTCTGGCCGATGCGACCCAGAGGCAGACGGGCTGCGCGATCAGCCGCAGCACCGTGCAGCGGATCCTCAGCTCCCAGGGTTTGCGCCCGCACCGCGTGCGGCAATGGCTGCACAGCCCTGACCCCGATTTTGATGTGAAAGTGGCTGGTGTCTGCGAGCTGTACCTAGAGCCTGCGGCCTACCCTCAGGTGGTGTGCGTGGACGAAAAGCCGATGCAGGCGCTGGAGCGTAAGCACGCTACAGGTGTGGGTCGGGGCGGCGTCGTGCGTCGCGAGTTCGAGTACATCCGCAATGGCACCGCGTGCCTGCTCGCCGCTTTCGACATCCGCGACGGGCAGGTGCTCGGCCGGGTCGTGCCCGAGCGAACGGCCGAGGCCACCGTCGAGTTCATGGAGCAACTGGCGCGCGCCTACCCCCAGGGCGAGGTATACATCGTCTGGGACAACCTCAACACGCACTACGACGGCAAATCAAAGCGGTGGACGCAGTTCAACCGGCGGCATGGGGGCCGCTTCCATTTCGTCTACACGCCGAAACACGCATCGTGGATGAACCAAATCGAGGTCTGGTTCTCCATCCTGCATCGCCGCGTGCTGCGCTATGGCAGCTTCTTCAGCACCGGGCAGCTGGCGCTCGAGGTGCTTGCGTTCCTCCGTCACTGGAACCGGAGCGAGGCTCACCCGTTCCGCTGGACCTTCACCGGCAAGTTCACGCATACGCGTGCCCTGCCTAAAGCCGCATAG